The nucleotide sequence AGTGGGCTTTTGTTTTGCATGAAATGAGAACCAGACTTCGCATTACAGCTGCTGGAAATATATCCTCAGCTAGCCAGCAAAGCTGACGGAAAGGGTACGACTGCATTAAATATATTGGCCACAAAGCACTTGTCTTTCAGGAGTGGATCCATCTATACAATCGGACAATTCGGCACTACTCCTTTCGTTCCCATGCAGGGACTTGAAACCTTTATGTATTTCTGTAAGTACTTTAATTTCCCAAATTATTAATTCTTTATCAAATGCTTAATTTGAAAAGAGAACATTCTCCTTGCTAAATACTCATAGAATTAAGGCTTAAATAGTAATAGTTATTTTTTTCCACATGGTGTCTTGTATCTGCATGGGGTCTGGACTAATTCGAATTCGAGCCGCGTAAGACCTAGTAAAACGCTCCTTAGAAGGATTTTATATATGTTCCACCATCACTTTGGTGGTGCTTATATAGTAGTTTTACCTTTGACTAAGCCAAAaatatgacttgtttctcctcTAATATAATGCAATGGAACAGGCATACCAGCAATGTATGGAGAGTCAAAACCTAGTTACAACTTGGAGGAGGCAGGGACTACTAAAGGTGTCGTCTTTCAAAGAACAAGGTCTTCCCTTGCTAACTATCTACTAGGTAAGCTATCTTCCAAATTTACTCTATACACATGTTAATTATGTATGTATAATGTTCATTATGGTCTGTTTGGTTGGTTGAATAAGGAGATTAATCTTTATATAAAAGTCCAACAAAACTATTACTTGTTCTGTCATCATTACTTTTCCTAATAGTATAAATAAGTTTTGCTAGAACCTATGCACTGTTTCATGCATGACAAAATGTGAAATAAGGATACATGTATTAGTAACACATGAATTACCATACGCAACTAATATGACAAAAATGTCCTCGTATTAATTAAAGAAGATCAAGGGTTCAATATCAAACAGACTTTTATATGTTTTGTTAAAAAATAAACACATTTTCGCCAAACATCTAATAAGAACAGAGTCTCAGTATTACTAATACCTGCATTACCATACACATTTAAACCTATGTGCTCTTCTGATTGTCATTCTTTTATCTTTTGCTGTTCTTGGGTGTGTGTTCCTGTAGGTAATGCATGGTTAGGAGAAATTGATTATGAAAAGCAAAAGCATATTCTTgcattaatattagcaagaagaTTGATAAGGGAAGAAGATTGGAGCTTCTATGCCAATTTTGTGCCAAATCCACTAATACAGGCAACAAAACATGGTATAAACGAGTTAGTCGTGGAAATTATACAAAATTATCCTCAAGCAGTAGAAACTGTCGATGAAGATGGAAAGAATATATTGCATATTGCAGCAGAGCAGAAAAACAGATTCCTATTTGATTATATTTTGAAAAAGGCATCTCACAAAGATAGGTTACTTGCTGATACCGATCAACACGGAAACACCATAATGCATTTTGCAGCAAGTGTTGGATCGCCATTCAAATTTTCTGCAGGGAAACCAATTAAAACAATAAGGGGTTACAAAACACTCGTACTCATGGCATGGGGTGTCCTCTGGTTTAAGGTACTTTCTTATTTGCTTTTTTTaccaatataacatatataattCACAGAAATATGTGTTTGTTACACTTCAATCTTATTGTCATTGGTTACATGTATATATTGACAAGTAAATGGCTGAGAATATAAGAGTTTAAAATGAGTTTctaaaaaataatacaatatgGTTAAAGATATCATAATgaatggaatgaatcccacatCGGACCGGGATGAGATCCCTGGTCTCCTTATAAGGCTCGGGCAATCCTCCTCCCTTCGAGCTAGCTTTTGAGGTGTGAGTTAAGCCCAAGTCTTATTTTGATATGGTATCAGAGTCAGGCCCGTACTCGAAGTGGGCCACCAGAAGAGGGAGGCGGAATGTCCCTCGACCAATTGATGGGGGTGGAAATACCGCAGTCCATGATTGTGCACGCTCCAGACCGGACAATGGAACCCCGGATAAAGATGTCCAGATCTTGACGTGAGGGGTGAGGGGGGAGGGGTGATGAATAGAATGAATCCCACATCGGACCGGGATGAGATCCCTAGTCTCCTTATAAGGCTTAGGCAATCCTCCTTCCTtcgagctagcttttggggtagATGAGTTAGGCCAAGGCTTATTTTGACATCATCCTTATCTATTCGAATACCATATCACCTTAATGTTTCCATACAAATTAGTTGCATGAACGTTTTAGTTTCTCCCAAATTACACCTTTGTCACTTACAAtgaatacatttaattttttgAAGCACGTAAAATATTGTGTCCATCCACGATTATGGACGGTGGAAAATAATGAAGACATGACTGCGACAGAGTTATTCGAGATAAAACATTCAGAAGTATGTAAAGAAGCGGAGAAATCAATCAGAGAATTAGCAGGTTCAGTTCTTATATTAGCTACTCTTCTCTGCACAGTCAACTTTGCTGCAGTTTTTACAGTCCCTGGAGGTTTTGATCAAAATAATGGCATACCTATTCTCCTCAAGACACAACATTCAGATCTATGGATGTTGATGGTTTTCTTAGGTGTAGCTCTTTATATTTCAATATTCACTGTGGGAACATTGCTTTCCATACTTCTCTCGAAATTTGATTCAGACGACTTTTATATTGCCTTGCCAGTGAAGTACTGCACTGTCATTATTTCTGTGTATTATTCCGCAGCATTCACAGTTCTGGCCTGCGTTCAAGCCCTTAATGTTGAGAATATATTCATGAACAAAGATGTCTGGTGGCTACTTTTTTGTATGTTTGTTCTTGGATTTGTAGGACCTTTAATACTACTAGACTTAAGTTATTTCGCCTTTGATTATATGTACCATTTCATTCGTTATTCAGTTTCTTATAAGAGGTTCATACATGCATTCTGAATAAAGTACTATATTTTACTACATTAAGATACGTCAGTTGAACTATGTAATGTGTTATGAGATATTTAAGGCTTTTTTCTGTAAAAGGAACTTAGGAAGTAATTTGCATAATCTTTTGCATTtattactttttatttatttttgtaaagtgAACTCATAACAGGTTTTCTTTTCCTTCTAGTTGCGTAGCTATGTTTCAATAGGAGGATGGTGatgcaagaaaattaaaaaaaaactgacATTCTATCTTAAAAGCTCAATCTTATAAACTATGACATTGTGTTGTTAATTTTAGATAAATGATTATTAGAAAAATGGTTAAAGGTTAATCAACTTAATCAAAATAGTTATCTTGTTTGCAAATAATATAGAAATGTTACCAAACTATTAACCTTAAGTTATTACCAACATCAGAAATGTTTTTCCTGGTTTTATACTCCAACTAATCCCGATCAACTACGAATCCAACCGAACCACTCCCAATATATTCAAGTCAACTCATACTAGCTTTCACATTCAAAACTTATTGAAAATCCAAAATTTCATATATAGGCATACCTAAAGTATCAATTCCACAACCAAGTAACACAAAACAAGCATATAAAACATACAGAGTGGAAACTCAATCCTGAATTTTAAAGGTGTGATACCTGCAGAGTAGAAAACATACAGATATTGTGCTTGTATGACCTCCTCAACCTCCCAATTagcttctcttttttctttactgTGGTATCCGGGCCAGTTTGtgtgcacctcgactaattccaggAGATACCTGCCACCTCCCAAATAGCTTCTTTAACTCGAGTGGTTCCTCCAAACGACCTTTACTGACGCGATTTCATTGGAACACAACTTCCTCACTGTCTATCTGTAATGGCAATCGGTTCTTCCCCATACAACAAAATCTCATTCAGTTGTACAGTTTGTACTTATCCAACATGATAACATGAAATACTAAGTCAGCATATATAGTTTGGGTGAGAGTCGGAAGAAAATAATAAAGCAAATAGTCAATAACTAGAATTCTGTAAAAAGTACTAGTAAGAGGATGATAAAAggacagcccggtgcactaagctttcGTAAGGTCTGGGaaagggtcggaccacaagggtctaagGACCAGATAATAATTTAGTAACAACAGGAAAGTTTGTCATAATTTCTTTACAAAAATGTCCAATCTTTGCTGGTCGTTAAATTAGGTACCTTACTAATATATTGATTGTTTTGGTGAGTTGATAAATTCATAAGCACAAATTAAAATTTCATCAATTGTGTTCCGTCTAGCTAGTTAGCGCatcatattttaatattttttttcaaaagtttaAGCTTGTGGGCAATACGCCTTCTTTTAAACATGTACTGGTCTATAGGTATGAAACCATAATGAATGAAGGTGCTAAAAGAAGATGAGATAGACCTAAAATCACATGAAATGAAGTTGTCTTGACCTTTTTTACTTTTTCGGATCCATGTAAActtaaaaaaagatgaaaaacatCTATATATGCAATAGATATTGTAGTAAAGAATATGTCTAGACGTTGACACTTTTTACTGTAGGTACTTTGCTTTCTGGTTCAGCCTTTTAGAGATTTATATCTTTAGAAAAATATACAGAATGCTTTCTAGGATTAATTTGGCCTTTTCGAGATATATATCTTTACAAAATTATACAAAACTTCTAAAACTTTTTAGTTGTATTCGCATAATATTTACATGAGATGAGTTTAAACAGAATAATATGGTCAGAGTAATATAGTCGGTGAAAATTCATACAACTGAATCCAACTTATTTGGGATTGAGACCTAGTTGTTGTTGGGCTAaaaatatattaacaataaataatattttacttatgTCTGAATACTGAAAAAAGAACCAAAATCTACAGAAAAGACAAAAGAGCAGCCCGATGCACAAGGCATCGTCCATTCACCCAGGGTCCGAGAGAAGAGAGACTTACAGAGCTGAGGTCGTCGCCGATGTTGATCGATTGTGTCGGCGAATCGCGGTTCAGGCACACTGCAAAAAAGAAGTTATAGttaaaataataaagaatatTCAGTGCACACCTAATTAATTTGTGTCCTAATTAGTCATGAACTTGGCGGATTAATACCTCTTACAAAATTCAAGTATTATTTGGAATTTTGGATTATCATATTCGTGCGGCATCTTTAAAATCTTTTTGGTTAGAATTAACTAGAATccattattttggattttttttagaTTTGACTAAAAGTAATGAAATTTAAAAGGGAAACTTACACAAATATCCCAAATAAATCTCAAAACCTTTAGTCATTAATCATAGACTtatcaaaactagccaataaaaattgaaaaatcaaataatagggttctttctctcaaagaatcacatgcaaaaatcaccttccatatttttaagcgtgattagcaatACTAAATAtaagacggaaaggaaattttatggatgaggtagcaaataaggtgatgaaatacaaaaaaaaatatacaatattccaaaatctaaataaaaaaggaactttttcaatgggtatagttgaaattcattgaaaatatatagataagtcaatatacaaaatttgaggaagattggaggtgatttggactggttttgtatcaaaattcgtaattaaatcgagttcaaaaaattcttctgcgacacatgtatcacgcatgtatcttaCACACagatatacatggatatacatgtgatacacaatagatacaaatatgatacatatgtgatacacaaatgatacgcagtgtgatacacatatcattttttcatGTTCAATTTTTACCGAATttaaccacctcaaaacttcaccaaatcatcccaaaactgagattcaagctccttaaatTGTGatcaatctattctaataacactcactcaaaacaaagcaaaaaatgatatttttttgctacaaatagctaattggctaatttggctaatattagtaatattttatcaattggccaatttttgtaatgagctacttataaatggacatagctgataatttttctttaaaaataatatttagtacttttaatacAAAAGGCAGTTACACACCTCTCTATCACGGACAACCTTTTACACACCCAACATTTTAGAAGTGTGTCAATGACACATCACTTCTATATTTGACCACTTTTTCTAAACATGTGTGTGCCACGCATGAATAAGGTTGTGACACGTGTCACTAACTTaaaagtagaaaaataaaaagaattcatccaagtttaatttaaaaaataaagaaaaagaaaaggactcCCCACCCAACTCGTCGGAGAATCTACTTCGGCCATTGATGTCGAGAGCAATCTTTGTATAATAATTTTACATTTTTCTACAAATGCACTAGGTTTCAATTCCACAAATTCATTAGATTCCAAATTATGGCTACAAGAGACCTTTTTTTAGAAAAACTAAATTAGTTCTCTGATCCCCCATCTCTCCTGCACATCATCGCAGGTGACCACCACTACCATAGCTGGCACCACTCATCACATCATCTTCACATTCATTGAATCGGCAgcttaaaattataatttaatttttttgacATAGGTTCGAATTTTGACAAACCCAACAGCTGATTTAAGCCCAATAACTGTTAAATTCAATTTgagaacaacaacaaaaacttAATTCAGTAAACAAACTCAACAATTCGGTCCAAACAATTTCCAACATTGTTGCGAGATTTCTCCGCCCAAACGCCGATTCGAAGACTCAAGAAATCCCAACAATGGAGGTTCAAAAATTTCTCCTCCCAAATGACGATTCAAAAATTCGATACCACCACAAATCGTCGAAATTTTTGAATAGAAAGGGAAAAGATAGAGAAGATGACTTCATTACCTTATTTGATTGAATATTATGGTGTAAATTTATAGATTGGGATTTATATTCTTTATGGTGAAGCTATCGGCGAATTAGACCAGATggtcttttccttttctttctcttgttttttctttatttttgtgtttgtttttaaaaataattttcattttggtttaattttttaCAGATGGAACGTAAATACGATTTTGGACAAAAGGTTTATCTTTCTCACGCTCTTACTTTTTGTGTTAAACACGCACATGCCGGCTAAACAAAATGGTGTGTCATTGACACACTTCTAAAAGATTGGTGTGTAAAAGATTGGCCGCGGTAGAGAGGTGTGTAACAGAGATTTGGGAGCAACGTCAatgggtaaactatgtattttgcctttatAGATTGCCCAAAAATGATAATGGGGGGAgagtttttctaaaaaaattatttggCTAAAACAGTGAAGCTCCAACCAAGTTTACAAATTTGgtgtgtttaccctaaaattcgagtaacaattaaacgtgtattgtggttttaaggatatgtgatttaattcaatGTCAATTGATAAACAAGGGATTAAATAGATAAGTTAAAGAATAAAGTAAATCAAACCAGTGTGTAAGTTAAATCTCGACCTTGACCTGTGACAGTCTCGAGGTATGAAGATGGGAATAACAAATGATAAAACAACTCTGACGAACAGTAAATGAAATAGCAAGAGAGTAATGTGCGTATATGTTTTTATCACTGAACAATGTGTCCTACAAATGAATGGAatccccctttatataataggggaatccTAAATAAGATACACTTCTATTTATAGTAGGAAATCATATTTGACAAATGTTTAACCGCTGAAGATCAATCCATTCTTAAATTCACGTCGTGATATCCGGCCCGTTGCGGGTATCTCGCTCTTTCTGTTACTGAATCATACCGGCGTCATCTCGAAGCACGCCTTCTTCTGACCTCGGTAAGTGTTATCAACCTCGACCATGGAAAGAAACTTCGACCCCGAGCTCGACATCCTGGTCTTCCGACCTAGTGTCACTTTTTCCATCGAGGAACGAAATTGGGTAGCCCTGATTTTCAccttatacagatagtccctcgtttcttaaaataaaatgataagaaataacTTGAACCTCGATTTTCCGGAGGCCCCGATAATGACGTCATCCCCGTGACGTAAGCACTCGAAGTGaccgaaacgtcccgtcggtTCGGTTCCCCAAAACATTAAATGCTTGCCAATGACGGTCGGCTACTAGTGCCACTGAATCGTCGTCGTGAGCCTATAAATATAGGTTTCCCATTTGAATCAAAACTTTACTTCATCTTCACCAATTTCTCTAAGTTTTTTCCTCTCTCCATCTCTTCTTTTCCACCGCTCGTTGATTCGATCTTTTAGGACCAAAAATACCAAACTCTACTTCTTTCTGCTTCATCTCATCTGAATCAATGGCAAAAACCTCCAAAGTCATCCCTCAAAAGAAGAaagcctcttcttcttcttcccgtcTGGCCGGTGACAAAACCTTGGTGGAATCGCTCCTTTACGAGATTATTCTCGGCCCTTATGTCCTAAAAAatgacttcaaagtcgagaaccCTTTGTCGGTCCCTAGCCGATGTGAATATGTATCGAGGTATATTTGCTCGATAACAGCAAAATAGCTCGATGTCATGAAGGAAGACTGGAACTGGAGGCCCGAGGTAGTGGTACAGATCCCCGCCCCCGAAGAAAGTATCACCACTCACGTGGacgggtttctaagtgtttacacctaccccttcacattgggtccctTTGACCTAGTTATCATCGATTTCTGCAAGACGTACTAGGTTACCCTCAGCCAGGTGCATCCCTCATTCTAGCGCATAGTGATTATGCTCTGCTTCTTCTTTGGTGAGGCCAAGGGTTTGGAATTCACTTTCAGCCACCTTGTACGACTGTATCGACCAAAACTTTATCAAGGATTAATCAAGCTTCAACGCCAATCGACGAAGTCCTTTTTTGCAAGTATCGATGAGGACAAGAACCAAGGTTGGACGAGCCGGTTCGTGCAAGTAAGGACTTGTGACCTCATCCCCGAGGAGAAACCGTCGTTCCTCGAGAAGTGGAACCCCAATCGTAAGTATTAGCcattaatcttcattttttattttttgctttgtGTAACACTTTCATCCGTTATGCAGCGGTTGCCTGGATGCCTCACGCGGTCCCCGACCTTGAAGACTAGGTTCAGAAGCTGGTTGCAACTTCCTCCCATGCCGAGCGCTGCTGGCGTGACTTGGCTAGGGGTAGATAGAAGgctaaaaatcatggtaagtttatCTTGTATGCTTACGACGTTCTTTTCTGAAACATTTCATTTCGCTCATACTTGATTCCCTTTTACGCAGGCCTCGGGGACATTGCTAAATTGAGTTCGGCCCGCCCGGGGAAGAGGTGGTTGCCAAACTAGCCAAGAACAAGAATAGGAGAAGGGCTTCGCCTTCTAATACCTCGGAGCCTAAGAAAGGTAAGGCTCGTAAGCCGAAGGACAGCTCTGTTGCTCTATCTGTCGGCATAGCCCAAAAGCTACAAAATGAAGAGGAGGAGGGAAAAGACTTCGGTTGTGAGATGGTGCCTCGAAAGAGGGGGAGAGTCGAGGCTCTAAAAATAGTTGGGCTGGTGAAGGTCGAGGAGACTCATCCTCGGACCGAGAAGATCTCTAAAGGTACTCCGAGAAAAGTCCCTGAGCCATCGGGGGTAAAAGATACTTCCCACCGTGATAAACAAACGACGAGTGTGCCCGAAGGGTCCGGTAGTAGGGCTTTTTGGAAGGGAGAGAGTGCCCCAAGTGACTCTCTTGGGGCAATTAATATTGACTATTCGCCGCCCGACCCTCAATTCTCTAAAGGCAGTTTCGGGAGGCTCGATCCTTGGAGACCCCCAATGTTGGAACAACCCACTAAGGGGAAGACATAATCCGTGGTTACTTTGAGAGGGTCGATGACGTTTCCGACCTAGATACGATGATGGTTTTTGACGAGTCCCATCGTATCCTAAACCAGGTAAACTTCATTCCCtattattaagtttgtttttatctCATCTTTGCTGATTTTTTTCCTATCTCTATAGGTTGTGGTGCTCCATTAGGAAGCGTTCAACAAGTCCCAAGCCGAGCTGAGCTGGTATGAGGTTGATCTCAAAAGGCTTATTGAGGAGGGAGACGCCGTTAAACGCCTTTACGTGCAGAAAGAAATGGAGCTCCGAGACCTCCGAGCTGAATTGGCCCAGGCTCGTAAGGAAGAGGCTGAGCTAGACGAGCAAGTAACTAAACTTTTGAAAGAGTATGGTCTCTACCAAACTTTGGAGGTTAATACTTAAATATCTCAGTTGCAACAAAAGCTGGAGAGGATCGAGCTGCTCCGAGGGGAGGTCGACCAAGTCAAAGCCGACTGTGATTGGTGGAAGGAGAACATGGACTGCCttgctgcagagaaagaggcTGCTTTAGCCAAACTATCATCGGCCGAGGCCTAACTTCGGGGCGCTAAAGAGACAGGTTCAGCCCAGGCCAaaaggatcgaggagcttgaagccAAGCTTGCTGAGTCCAAGGCAGAATCAGGGAGACGAAGATTGCGGCTGACAAATCCATAGTCGTGTACTTGGCCGATGTTGAGGCTACTCAAACGTAGCTAAGGGAGGCTTCCGCTCGAGAGTGATGAAGTAATGACTTGGAAAAGTGCCAATCCCCGAGGGAAACCCTTGAGGAAATCCacgctcgaggttttgacctctcCAAAGAGATAGCTCAAGCTAAGGCACTTGAAGCTGATGCCAGGTTTCTTGTCTCCTCCAATGACGGCGATGATGATGAAAGCAGCAAAGACGGGTCCGATAATGATGAGGGGCCCGAAGGAGAAGCTACCCCAAGGGAGAAACCAACTCTAGGCAtagttaggattttatttttcttttctttttttgtaagaCCTCCGTCGGTCTCTTGTACATATCCTTCTTcgtcaatatatatataaaagaaaatttctcttGAACACCTTCTCAATTTTTATAAACATGTGTTTTTGCCTTGTAAAATTTTCAACCCAACCTTATGCTTTGAATGGTACGTTCGAGACTTTGGTTTTGGGTGACTTCCTCGAAATCACCATGGTCGAGTTCGAATAAAGTTTGAACTTGAGGCGTAGGCCCTTTAGGGTTTCTGTCGGATAATGGTGAGTCCCTGTGCCATCGTCAAGTTATTCTTTATTTAGGCTCGGGATAGTCGAACCCTTGGGTTCGGATGGAGTGAGAACAAGGTCTCGAACTCtaagtgtattggcccttaggctctttagatcGGGCCGATATGGTCTTTAAAAGATGGCTATTATTCCCCTCTTTCAGCTTAAAATACTTagtgaaaatttctttatgccttagcatgtattttttacCCATTGGATTTTTTGAGGGTTCGATGTCGATTGAAACCCCTCTGTTTTTTGTGActtagcacgtttgtgttaagataatttaATACCTCTTAAAGTTTTTTTAGGGCTGATTGTATCGAAGCCCTTTTGGTTATTTGCCAAGGGTAGCCTTTTTAAACTTATTTTTCAAAGAATTTGAAGGCTATTGTGATTGCGGGATCGTCTCCGAGCCGCattaatttggccgtagcctttgggtatgcctcttgggcttatttccaataacttgttcgaagtgttagtccccgGGAATGATGACCTTGGCCTATAGATCAAGGGATATCTCTTTGAAGTCTTATGAATTCGAGTTTAGATAACTCGAACATGTCGATTgatgatagtccccgagtgttaGAGGTATATTTGCGCCTGGCCtttgagccatttctcacaaaatcataagtacAGAGCTCGTATAGTAGAAagttttctttgagacacaaaatgtttgatatagaaagaatgtttcttgaaataatttatacatgcgtacatgttttaccTTCAGGTCTTGACTAATCTATATGGACACGATTCATTCGACCGTTTGACCCATTACaaaattttcctatcgagaccctttgacatgaagtattttcctcaaaaatatAACTTTTGAGGGTGATTccccccagtattcaaggttgtttgaaaagaagccttggatactgttgaatttttCTCAGGTAGCATATAATTGTTGCCTCgctaaaaacctcgccggaaaaacccatttgggataaaaatcgatttaaggaaaaaagagtgcaacgcatgctttaaaacctaaggtcctCGTGTTGAAGAGTTTCTTGACGTtttcgatcgaacacctgcaataagttagtatcaaatacaaatgaaaagGGTAAAAGTCATACCTTAGTAATAATACCATTTGAGgagtgatacattccaattgttggGTAATTGTTCGCCCTTCAttgtgccaagtttgtaagaCCCCTTTCCGATGATACCAAGGTCCTAATATGGTCCTTCCATATTTGGTCCTAGTTTTACTTCGTTTGGGTCTTGAGTGTTGTGGGTGACTTTCCTTAcaactaagtccccgattccgaAGTGGCGAATGTTAGTTcttctattataatatctctAGATTTTTTGCTTTTGCGCAGCCATCCGAACGAGCgcggcttctcatttttcatccaatagcttgaggctagtattcataacctcgtgatttgactcttccgttGTATGTCGAAATCTAgcactaggttccccgacttcaaccgGAATCAAAGGTCTCGAAGCCGTGTACTAAAGAAAAtagggttgcccccgtactagacttcgatgttgttcgatatgtccaaaggacttcgggtaacATTTGTCTCCACTTACCCTTAGCGTCGtttaaccttttctttaagttttggataatagtcttgttcgtcaattcggcttgtccgttcccgctaggatggtacggtgttgataatatcctttttattttgtgctcCTCGAGGAATTTTGTTACCTTGAtgccgataaattgttttccattgtcacacactactTCGGTGGGTATCCTAAATCAacatacgatgtgatcccagatgaagtctataacctcgtTCTCTTTTACTTTCTCGaatgcatgtgcttcaacccatttagagaaatagtcagtcataaataaaatgaatttagctttacctggggccgttggcagagggccgacgatatccatcccccatttcatgaatggccacgggggtaggactg is from Nicotiana tabacum cultivar K326 chromosome 18, ASM71507v2, whole genome shotgun sequence and encodes:
- the LOC107781066 gene encoding uncharacterized protein LOC107781066, which translates into the protein MQIKIGRKCTTASLRQSAAYTATNRDDEKSIEILRDFCREEMVSPIDNRGDTILHFIAIHGNVRAFQLILEERPVSSEDLRVKNKNGDTPLHEAARFGRKKIVEMMLRLKTDLVLERNNSGETPIYVAAASGEKEVFILLAENNFWDEFTMTRDDGRTVLHAAVTQECYYFALQLLEIYPQLASKADGKGTTALNILATKHLSFRSGSIYTIGQFGTTPFVPMQGLETFMYFCIPAMYGESKPSYNLEEAGTTKGVVFQRTRSSLANYLLGNAWLGEIDYEKQKHILALILARRLIREEDWSFYANFVPNPLIQATKHGINELVVEIIQNYPQAVETVDEDGKNILHIAAEQKNRFLFDYILKKASHKDRLLADTDQHGNTIMHFAASVGSPFKFSAGKPIKTIRGYKTLVLMAWGVLWFKHVKYCVHPRLWTVENNEDMTATELFEIKHSEVCKEAEKSIRELAGSVLILATLLCTVNFAAVFTVPGGFDQNNGIPILLKTQHSDLWMLMVFLGVALYISIFTVGTLLSILLSKFDSDDFYIALPVKYCTVIISVYYSAAFTVLACVQALNVENIFMNKDVWWLLFCMFVLGFVGPLILLDLSYFAFDYMYHFIRYSVSYKRFIHAF